One Roseiconus lacunae genomic region harbors:
- a CDS encoding APC family permease: protein MGDRSANNELRREVGVAGAILLGLGSIVGTGVFVSFGVAAGVTGPSVILAVALAAAVASFNGLSSAQLAANHPVSGGTYEYGYRWLNPTLGFLAGWMFLCAKAASAATAALGCSGYLLEFVGGQPKGGATLPAVLIVVVVTSLLCFGIRRSNQVNAVVVAVTLGALTVFVIAGVIHLSEEGLHHFTPFWRHNEDRSAPTLFLEATALMFVAFTGYGRIATLSEEVHDPKRTIPRAIVATLFISALLYGSVSAIAVGVLGPDRLVIAIESHVAPLQLAAGQFSSATITAVIAFGAITAMLGVLLNLLLGLSRVVLAMGRRTDLPHGFSRVSAATHSPVAATIAVGLVVAAICLVGNVATTWSFSALTVLVYYALTNAAALRLSDEERFYPRWVSWLGLGSCLSLAFFISWIFWIYGAILLFAGLLSRQLSQRFSGKNDSSGTA from the coding sequence ATGGGTGATCGTTCTGCTAACAATGAACTTCGCCGAGAGGTTGGCGTTGCCGGCGCTATTCTGCTTGGGCTCGGATCGATCGTTGGCACAGGAGTCTTTGTTAGCTTTGGCGTCGCCGCAGGTGTGACAGGGCCTTCCGTGATCCTGGCCGTTGCGTTAGCCGCCGCCGTGGCTTCGTTTAATGGACTGAGCAGTGCCCAACTTGCCGCAAACCATCCCGTCAGTGGCGGCACCTACGAATACGGCTACCGCTGGTTAAATCCAACGCTTGGTTTTCTCGCAGGTTGGATGTTCCTATGCGCGAAAGCTGCCTCTGCGGCGACGGCAGCGCTGGGGTGTTCTGGTTACCTGCTGGAATTTGTCGGCGGTCAACCGAAAGGAGGGGCGACCCTTCCGGCAGTGTTGATCGTTGTCGTTGTCACATCGTTGCTGTGCTTTGGTATCCGTAGGTCCAATCAAGTCAATGCCGTTGTCGTTGCGGTGACCCTTGGGGCACTTACGGTTTTCGTTATTGCGGGAGTCATCCATTTATCTGAAGAGGGGCTGCATCACTTCACTCCGTTTTGGCGTCACAACGAAGACCGTTCGGCGCCGACCTTGTTCCTGGAAGCGACGGCGTTGATGTTCGTCGCGTTCACGGGATACGGACGAATCGCAACGCTTAGCGAAGAGGTTCACGACCCCAAGCGGACCATTCCTCGTGCGATCGTCGCCACACTTTTTATCTCGGCACTTCTGTACGGAAGTGTTTCGGCAATCGCCGTCGGTGTGTTGGGGCCTGATCGTCTTGTCATTGCGATCGAATCGCATGTCGCGCCGCTACAACTTGCGGCGGGACAATTCAGTTCGGCGACTATCACCGCTGTGATCGCATTCGGTGCTATTACCGCGATGCTTGGAGTCCTGCTCAACTTATTGCTAGGGCTCTCGCGTGTCGTGCTTGCCATGGGGCGGCGCACTGACTTGCCACATGGTTTCTCACGCGTATCCGCAGCGACGCACTCTCCGGTTGCGGCAACCATTGCTGTCGGCCTGGTCGTGGCGGCGATCTGCTTGGTCGGAAACGTGGCCACGACGTGGAGCTTCAGCGCGTTGACCGTGCTGGTTTACTACGCTTTGACGAATGCTGCCGCGTTGAGACTTTCCGATGAAGAACGATTCTACCCCCGATGGGTCTCATGGCTCGGCCTTGGTAGCTGCCTCTCACTCGCGTTCTTTATCTCGTGGATTTTCTGGATCTATGGGGCGATATTGCTGTTCGCCGGGCTTCTGTCGAGGCAATTAAGTCAGCGGTTCTCCGGCAAAAATGATTCATCTGGCACGGCGTGA
- a CDS encoding HEAT repeat domain-containing protein codes for MSLETTLAALVGPESDPVAAGYRLKEVADGDSAVVIEVLRYLAEHHEPLSQSDPAIIGTLLRIVHSKLAGGENIQAALSALQPELIGGIDQALPTNVSNRHLLLQLLTQSRSDDALKVLVERLIERPLDDWMQVGQVLGPLMSHNDWDIDALFPKLLECISEPSTAAPLLDLANYLYRSERVDPHPAAEMVTSLQELLGAVSRRLERFEEDPRSFGDDVPTVQKRLGEAVALAVSLCDSLACIGDATSVGKLNQTVTLKHRRVQCEAAGALAKLGDEEGRKRLIELADEPAARLRAIAYADELGIGEEIEDRLRSDESTAEAEMALWLSQPHQMGVPPTHVEVAANRRMLWPSFDDPVDVILVRFEYNTGSGLYSNIGLTGPGVSALSCDLADMPIDDIYAIYAGWHADHPDIFTVPADSQNEAQLRVMETFQQHLQHIGYEELKPQLLGLFLDERAGVFSAVREGTQCLVVTDGLETIDHATAGRHRPLAAEDIFNLYKGRKMLRTFNS; via the coding sequence GTGTCTTTAGAAACCACACTTGCCGCTCTCGTCGGCCCCGAATCTGACCCCGTCGCCGCCGGATATCGGCTCAAAGAGGTGGCCGATGGCGATTCGGCGGTTGTGATCGAGGTGCTGCGTTATTTGGCTGAGCATCACGAGCCGCTTTCGCAATCCGATCCGGCCATCATCGGGACACTGCTGCGAATCGTTCATTCCAAACTCGCCGGCGGCGAAAACATCCAGGCCGCTCTGAGTGCTCTGCAGCCTGAACTGATCGGAGGAATCGACCAAGCATTGCCGACGAATGTTTCCAATCGCCATCTGCTGCTGCAGCTGTTGACGCAGTCAAGAAGTGACGACGCATTGAAGGTGTTGGTCGAACGTTTGATCGAACGACCGCTGGACGACTGGATGCAGGTCGGTCAGGTACTCGGTCCTTTAATGAGTCATAACGATTGGGACATCGACGCGCTGTTTCCGAAACTCCTGGAGTGCATTTCGGAGCCTTCGACCGCGGCGCCGTTGCTGGACTTGGCTAATTATCTTTACCGCAGCGAACGGGTTGATCCACACCCGGCGGCGGAAATGGTCACGTCATTACAGGAGCTATTGGGGGCCGTTTCCAGACGCCTGGAGCGATTCGAGGAAGACCCACGCTCGTTCGGCGACGATGTCCCCACCGTTCAGAAACGTCTTGGCGAAGCCGTCGCGCTCGCCGTTTCGTTGTGTGATTCGTTGGCCTGCATTGGCGACGCCACCTCCGTCGGAAAGCTGAATCAAACGGTCACGTTAAAGCATCGCCGGGTTCAATGTGAAGCCGCCGGCGCGCTGGCAAAGCTTGGCGACGAGGAAGGACGCAAGCGTTTGATCGAGCTTGCCGACGAACCAGCCGCGCGGCTGCGAGCGATCGCTTATGCCGATGAACTTGGCATTGGGGAAGAAATCGAAGATCGCCTGCGATCAGACGAGTCGACTGCCGAGGCCGAGATGGCACTGTGGTTGAGCCAGCCGCATCAGATGGGCGTCCCGCCGACACATGTCGAAGTCGCCGCCAATCGGCGGATGCTATGGCCCAGCTTCGATGACCCCGTCGATGTGATCCTGGTCCGATTTGAATACAACACCGGCAGTGGTCTGTACAGCAACATCGGGCTGACCGGACCTGGCGTGAGCGCGTTAAGTTGCGACCTGGCGGACATGCCGATCGATGATATCTACGCGATTTACGCGGGCTGGCATGCCGACCATCCGGACATCTTTACCGTGCCCGCCGATTCGCAAAACGAGGCTCAACTGCGGGTGATGGAAACGTTTCAGCAGCACCTTCAGCACATCGGATACGAAGAACTGAAGCCGCAATTGTTGGGCCTATTTCTGGACGAACGGGCTGGCGTGTTTTCTGCGGTTCGCGAGGGCACGCAATGCTTGGTTGTCACCGACGGACTCGAAACGATCGACCACGCCACTGCCGGCCGGCATCGCCCACTCGCCGCGGAAGACATTTTTAATCTGTACAAAGGCCGCAAGATGTTACGGACGTTTAACTCGTAA
- a CDS encoding trans-sulfuration enzyme family protein: MQQGDPRQADLSTQCVHAGERRQKDSGSITTPIYTAATFTFESTDDLLRFVNGEEEREEYGRYGNPNERSVEAKIAALEKCEESIVYGSGMSAIVGLLMTKLSAGDEIVFFDQCYHRSREFCAKHLSRFGVVTRQVTTGDYDAMEAAINENTKMLVSESPTNPHLSVIDLERFAAVGKANEVETLIDATLATPYNLNPTEYGVDYVLHSATKYLGGHNDLIAGVICGRSEQLESVRKLRGVLGNINSPHNMYLLERGLKTFELRMQRQNENGLRVAQFLESHPRVDLVYYPGLESHPTHEIAKAQMRGFGGLITFTIRDADWKQTANIVDAARIPRIAPSLGGVESLIEQPLVMSYFHCTPEDRVKFGISDNMIRMSCGIENTEDLIADLEQALTA, from the coding sequence ATGCAACAGGGTGATCCGCGGCAAGCTGATCTATCGACCCAGTGTGTCCACGCAGGCGAGCGGCGGCAAAAAGATTCCGGCAGTATCACAACGCCGATCTATACCGCCGCCACGTTTACTTTTGAATCGACGGACGACTTGCTTCGATTCGTTAACGGCGAAGAAGAGCGGGAGGAGTACGGTCGCTACGGCAATCCCAATGAACGCAGCGTCGAAGCAAAAATCGCGGCGCTCGAAAAGTGCGAAGAATCGATCGTTTACGGTAGCGGTATGTCGGCAATCGTTGGCTTGCTGATGACCAAATTATCTGCCGGCGATGAGATCGTTTTCTTTGACCAGTGTTATCATCGCAGTCGCGAGTTTTGTGCGAAGCACTTGTCGCGTTTCGGCGTCGTGACACGCCAAGTGACCACCGGCGACTATGACGCGATGGAAGCGGCGATCAACGAGAACACCAAGATGTTGGTCAGCGAGTCTCCGACCAATCCGCACTTGTCGGTGATCGACTTGGAACGTTTCGCCGCGGTCGGCAAAGCCAACGAAGTCGAGACATTGATCGATGCGACTTTGGCGACCCCGTACAACTTGAATCCGACCGAGTACGGTGTGGATTACGTCCTGCATTCGGCGACGAAGTACCTCGGCGGGCACAATGATTTGATCGCCGGTGTGATTTGTGGACGCAGCGAACAACTCGAATCGGTTCGCAAACTGCGCGGTGTGCTTGGCAACATCAATTCGCCGCACAACATGTACCTGTTGGAACGAGGCTTGAAAACGTTTGAGTTGCGGATGCAACGACAGAACGAGAACGGTTTGCGTGTGGCCCAGTTCCTGGAGTCGCACCCACGTGTTGATCTCGTTTATTATCCAGGCTTAGAGAGCCACCCGACGCATGAGATCGCGAAAGCACAGATGCGCGGCTTCGGCGGTTTGATCACTTTCACGATTCGTGACGCCGATTGGAAACAGACGGCGAACATCGTCGATGCGGCACGCATTCCACGGATCGCGCCAAGTTTGGGTGGTGTCGAGTCACTGATCGAGCAGCCGCTGGTGATGAGTTACTTCCACTGCACGCCGGAAGATCGGGTCAAATTTGGCATCAGCGACAACATGATTCGCATGTCGTGCGGCATTGAAAACACCGAAGATTTGATCGCAGACTTGGAACAAGCGTTGACCGCATGA
- a CDS encoding trans-sulfuration enzyme family protein, with amino-acid sequence MSDQKKDSLSFRTRAIHVGNEVDPSTGAVVPPVHFASTFRQPGAGEWGEFDYSRSGNPTRSHLQDTLASLESGIGALAFSSGMAAIHAVTMLLETGDHVVAGCDLYGGAYRLLHKICNRSGIEVSLVDMTDVNRVAEAVGDRTKLIWAETIGNPRLSIPDLPVLATLAKQRGVLIGVDNTFGTPSLIRPLESGIDIVMHSATKYLGGHSDCLGGTLAVADQELFDRLYYIQNATGAVLDPMSSFLISRGLKTLDLRVREQSRTALEIAAWLREHPKVRGVLYPGLENHPQHELASRLFDGGFGAMVTFELDAGIDQTARVCEATQLFHLAVSLGAVESLIEQPATMSHASYDAADRERFGITDGLIRLSVGLESFDDLRDDLAAAIG; translated from the coding sequence ATGAGTGATCAGAAAAAGGACTCGCTCTCGTTCCGAACCCGTGCGATCCATGTCGGCAACGAAGTGGACCCGTCAACCGGCGCGGTTGTACCACCGGTCCATTTCGCCAGCACGTTTCGTCAGCCCGGCGCTGGCGAGTGGGGCGAGTTCGATTATTCTCGCAGCGGAAACCCAACGCGCAGTCACCTGCAAGACACACTCGCGTCGCTTGAATCAGGAATCGGGGCACTGGCTTTCTCCAGTGGGATGGCCGCAATCCATGCGGTCACGATGCTGCTGGAAACCGGGGATCACGTCGTAGCGGGCTGCGACTTGTACGGCGGCGCCTATCGATTACTTCACAAAATTTGTAACCGCAGCGGGATCGAGGTTTCGCTGGTCGACATGACCGACGTGAACCGGGTCGCCGAAGCGGTCGGCGATCGCACCAAGTTAATTTGGGCCGAAACGATCGGCAATCCGCGGCTATCGATTCCGGACCTTCCCGTCTTGGCGACGCTTGCCAAACAACGTGGCGTGCTGATTGGCGTCGACAACACCTTCGGAACGCCAAGCTTGATTCGGCCGCTTGAATCCGGCATCGACATTGTCATGCATTCGGCGACGAAGTATCTCGGCGGGCACAGTGATTGCCTCGGTGGAACGCTTGCCGTTGCCGATCAAGAGCTATTCGACCGGTTGTATTACATTCAAAATGCGACCGGCGCGGTGCTGGATCCGATGAGTTCTTTTTTAATCAGTCGGGGCCTGAAAACGCTGGACTTGCGTGTTCGTGAGCAAAGTCGAACGGCATTAGAAATAGCGGCCTGGCTGCGAGAGCATCCGAAGGTCCGCGGCGTACTCTATCCGGGGCTTGAGAATCACCCGCAACATGAATTGGCGAGCCGGCTATTCGACGGTGGATTCGGGGCGATGGTGACGTTCGAGTTAGACGCGGGAATCGACCAGACGGCGCGGGTTTGCGAAGCGACGCAGTTGTTTCATCTCGCCGTCAGCCTGGGCGCGGTCGAGTCATTGATTGAGCAACCGGCGACGATGTCGCACGCGAGCTACGATGCTGCCGACCGAGAACGCTTTGGGATCACCGATGGGCTGATTCGATTGTCGGTCGGACTTGAATCGTTTGATGACCTTCGCGACGACTTGGCTGCGGCGATCGGTTAA